CAATCCTGCAACTCACTTAAGTTTAAGCACACAAACAGTATTCCCTCAGTTGGAATACACAGATGTTTAAAAAGTTAAATTTTTGTATAAAtgtctgcaggatcaggcccctaacCAGCTTCTCATAGCAGCTGACTGTGTGTCAAGAGCTCTTCACTGCTTTAGCTGCTGCTGGGGTATGAATGATGGACAAATGATCAGCTAGCATGGCAGGGCTATTTATATGTAGTGAATGCAACCACCAGTTTATGATACTGTTGACCCTTTTCTGATTTTAATCCAATGTTCTCCCTCCAGACAAAGATCCTCTGACACCCATTATAATCTTAATAAGTTTATCTTAGGTCCCTCAAGCAGAGGCATGGTTTACAAAATGCATGATGGCCAAATGTCCCATGAAATGGTTTATCATTGTGgcaacatttatattttatacctCTCTAGTTCACGTCGTCTGATCATGCCCATGTTAGAATGATCTCTTCCTAGCATGCACATATCTTAGGCAGTTTGAGAGGGAATTTCCCACTATAAAAAAATGGCACATTTGGGAGTAAATTCTGAAGAGGCAGGTAGGTAGGGGAACAGGAAGGCAACACTGGGAATGGGAGATGAACATAGCTTCTGAGGATAAGCCACACCACCAGCCATACCCAAAACTCAAAACCTGGGAACAAAGGTAATACACAAAAAGCTATGGGAGAAAATAAGTGGCTGAGGAGAATAAGTCTCCTACAAAATGCTGAACCTTGACAACCCTTAGCATAATCTTGATATCTACCTAGTCAAAGTCTCATTATCTTCCATACAtcattttttcttatttcaggCACTGTTGGAGCCCAAGTCTCTTATCTGTATCCCCAGAGCTCTAAAACCTGCTTAATTTTTTCTTCACTCTACAATACCCCTGCTATACCTCAGAAGGCCTTAAGTGCTTCTCACTGTTATAAAAGTGACAGGCACAAAGCCTTCTGGGGTGCCTACTCCAAGCAGACAGGGACTGATGGATAATAAATAAGTGAAGGGACTTCAGGGATAAGACTTGCTACAGGTAGTGAGTAAAAGGAAATACAACTAAAGAGTGGGGAAAAGGTGTTTGCTTTTGTGTCTTTAGGATTATTGTGGCTGTTGGTTGCTAATAAGGGAGATAAACTTAGGTGTGGAAGGCTATTGCTCCCTTCTCTGTATAAGCCTTCAAGAAACAGGGGACAGGGATAATACTTGAGTCCTATAAACTGTTGTCTATATTGCAACTTACAGAGACACTACCATGCAATTGCATCTCCTCATGTCTAAATTTTTCTTTGCTTGTGTAGTGCTTGGGTGCATTTGATAAAGGTAAGCTCCAACAAAAGAAAAGGGCTGCTTTGGTGATCTCTAGGAAGTGCTGTTTCCTTTACATTCTATACAGTTCACTCTGTTTTTCATGTGACCTCTCTTCCCAATGGTTGTTGTACAATTTGCTTTTGAGGGGGGTTTCAAGCAGCTACCACATAATATCTGGATTTAACTTCTCAGGGAACAAACTTGGAGGGTAGGGGAGTTAAGAGAGGGACATTTTTGAACCATCTTTGTTCTACTTACCACTAAATCTTTCTTTGTTCCAACCAGAAAGATAAAGCTGGACCCTGGCTCATTCTCCCTCAATGCATCCTCTAACCACTGTCTGAAACACACAAAAAGAAGAGGAATAGATGAGATGAGCCAGTGGGAAGAGGGGAAATAGAAGTGAGAGTCACAGGGAGAGAAataaatggcagtgggggagaaggaaaggtgaaaagaaacaaacaatagGTAACAATGGAATGAGAGAAGAGGCGATgtgccataggcagacaaggttcttcaggtaaatgtggtatcttttattagatcaactaaatatgCCTTTTCTGCTAAAGGAGGGACTGTTTTGAAACTGTTTGGAAGCATCCCTTTAGATGTTACATGCCTCCCATTCAGGGAAAGATAAACCTGCCCACATTAGAATTAGAGTTCAGTAGGGACTAGAGCAAGGATGGCAAATGGAATGCACCCGTGCCACATCACTTGCACTAAAGGATAGGACCAAAGCAGTAGTGATAAGGAACAGATAAGGCATAAGATGCAAGGTCAGGAAAAGAGAATGaggagcagaggaggaaggacaaagcagaaagaaaaaagggggtAAAGGAAAGCAAGGAAAAATACCACCACATGAAAGTATCTACTCAGCCACACAAAGACAGAGCTCATTGTAAAGGTTGGACCTGTTTCTTAACTCAGATGAGTGTTATAGCTTTGTCACTCCATTGACTTCTATGAACTTACTCAAATTTACACCAGTATAAGGAAAATCAGGCCCCTACAAAACATTTTTCCAATCAAGCAGACACTATTTAATAACATTCTATCCATACAAATTGCACAGACACGTTAATCTATGCAGATGTGGATATGTCACTACAGGTATGACTGCAGTACAGTATAAATATACCCAAGGCAGCTTGAAACTATCTCACTGGGAGAAGAGTCTCTGCACGGTAGCAGAAAACCCATGTCAGAAGCAGGATATATAAGCCCATGGTACACTCTGACTTTAACCAGTACAGAAGCTAGCTCAGAGCCATTGCTGACATACACTTCTCTCATTTCTGCCCTTCCTTTTTAGGGCCTATGTTCTGTCTTCAGTATGTTCAGAAAATCTCCTTACAGAGATATCACTACAGGCAGCACTGAAGCACAAAATGTCATTTTGATTAGCAAAGAACCTATGAAATGAGTAATACTTGAGAGACACTAAATAGTTTGAACAAGTGGCTACACCCACTCTTAATTTTCCTGGCTCATTAAGATATTGGTTCGTTGTCTTCCCAATTTTGTGCAGTCAATCCAAATTCCCAATTCAGTTTTAAACCAGGCCTTCTGCTAAAACCTCAGACTGCCAAAATCCCAGGGACTTACTTGGTGTGATCCAAGGTCTGGATATCAGCCAGATCAAACACTGTTACAATAACTGCaacaaaaacagaagagaaaaaaaatgagcaaGACAGACATAGGATCAGAAATCTTGCTGGTCCAACTGAGCTCCTGAAGCATaaagagagtgagtgagtgagtaagaaaaaaaaaataaatttgatcCTGACTGTGAAGTGCTTTCGAACTTACCCTCTGCTCCTCGGTAGTAAGCAGATGCAATGCACTTGAACTTTTCCTGACCTGCTGTGTCCCATCTGTGCAGGAGTAAGAGAGAAATTTCAGGTCAGTCAAGCCCAGCACAACCTGAGCAAACACACTAATGAAGCAACAGACTGGTACAAGCTGGAGAAGAATGTGATACCAGAGACGTGTTACCATCTGGAATACGTTATCCATTAACTACTGACAGAGATCTTATAAAGAACCATTCTTTTAATGAAGACATTTTAATCATGTTTTTGCTAGTCTTGTAGCCTTTACTCATTGGGGAACTTTTCCTGGACAGGTCAGCTCAGACATACATGCTCAAAGCAGAAATGCCTTTTTCATAATAATTTTCTGTGTAACATTTCTATTTATTCCTAGAGCTCTCATTCTTAAAATGTATGTTCCAAGTGCTGCCCACATAAGATCAGCCCACAGcaggctcatctacacatgcaattaatgtgactgaacaTACTTCAGCTCAATTTGAAGTGGAGTAAACAAATCcctatggccatgtccagatgagcacagctgtgtgatatgtggcactacagacacatctgcagtacCACATACCACAAATTCAGTTGTTCTCCGCACTGCAAAGGAGCAGTGCGGGgcattttttttgacccctggatatccaggggtcaaaaaacctgcacaaaaaaaagtggagtggtgcaCATGGGGGCAGTCCGCACCATTCAAAAGTGGAACCAGGCTATCTGGAGTGacattctggctgctggccagcctctaagctgcagccactgctgcagccccaggaggcccccaggatgccaggtcaggctgctggggccagctcagtgctgtccccagccttccctacctcaCACAGGGCAACCTGCCATGCGCCAGAGGGCGTATGGCACAGGCATTCCATagggacaacaagcagcagcacaaggtgtcctgctacTAGTTTTCCCTGGAGAACCAAAcgtccacactcatgtggacacggcctacatcaccatctacatgtggtTTTAAGCACAGTAATGTACTGTGGCATAGGATAGTagttgtgtctgatgggactatcctacAACCAGAGgtggagagagaaatatttttttttggagggtggggcaagcgtgtgcatgcatgcgtgcacatgcCCACCCTGgcaggaaagtctgtgggggaaggggcagggattgggagggagcagagcactgCCAGGATCAGGATTGGGGCCAGGATCCACTGCACCTGTGCAGTCACCCCTTTTCCCATGCCTGGGGTTGTTGCCAGGCACCGGCACCCCCTGTGCCAACGaatctgctgcccccaggcccgcaatggccccagctgcctcctcgcaccagccctggccccatactACCCAGGaggacccagagccagggcctgcagtggggccagcctctgctgtgctgccagaccggaggggacagagcccccaggatcccagtgcCTGCCCCGCCCCAAGttggaagagcctggcacagcctcagccccagctcacagtggcagcttgccttgccctgcacagatctgggaggcacatgcctcccctccGCCCcgtgcctcccagggtgcacgtagcagcaggagccacgaCCCCCGGACAAACTGCTCATGGCTCAGTCCCACACACTgtcagctgtgcagcacctgcccctcttaaccccagccccaccccactccttctGCAGCCAATGTAAGCCCTCTGCCAGTCAGCTtgtggccctactgctgccctgtgtttgggggagctaagccccattagccctttccactccttccttcacctacactggagtaaattaatctattgCACACTAATTgcagagcacatgtagatggtaatgctttactgcacattagtctaatgcacagtaaagaacatgtgtagatgtgccccatgaaGACCTTCAGGAACTAGAAATCCATACATCTGTAGAACAACCTATTGCAGATTCCAGTCTCAAAACACAGTCTGGCCAGCTACTTGTAATACCACAGACTTTTCCATAGTCCTTCAGGTCGTGAATAGTTACAGTCTCCAAAATAATCCCAGCAGCCATTAGTAATGCTAGACTATTTTATGGCATAACCCTGCCAATCACTGATGCTGCAGaaccctgccagcacccaggaaTACCACATGCCACTTCAAAACAGATCCCTATCAAGCCATTGAGGATTTTTGTCAATAATCAAAAATCAAAATCCGGTAGTCAATGGAGACCTGCCAATCTACAGACATCTACTGTACCAGTTACTAAAGTGTCTAGGCACAAGATATCTgtttttaaagacatttaaaCATCTAAAGATAGAGAGGCCTTGAACTTAGGTGCTGAAACTGCTGAAAGTTAACCACATGGGTGCTATTACTGTCTCAACAACTTTAAAACACTGGCCTCCACTGCAAAAGACTTTTATATTTTTACTAGAAGTCATTTCACAACAAAGTTTAACAGTACTACATTGTTAGGAATTGAAACTTCAAATCTTGCTTCTGCAAAAACTGAAACAATTCAAGTTTGGTACATGCTGTACTTTTTGTAAAACAGACAACAGCTGATACTACCATGTTCCAACTTACATCTGGAGATTATATGGCACACCAGCTATTTCAAACCTCTCGATTTCAAAATCCACACCAATTGTTGCCTTGTAGTCTCGGTCAAAAATATCCTTACAAAacctgcaaaaaaaaacccaaacctaacAATATGAAGGATTGTTTTAAGTTTAGTATTCTGCTTTAATATTGTGCAGGGCATGTTATAAACAAAGAAGTTAAATAATGGTGAAGTAGAAAAGCACTATTTAATAGTATTATATTTCAGAAGTATTCAGCAAAACAATAAGACAGACAATGGCAATGAAGAAAGTAGTCACTTTGAAAGCTGTTTTGCTATAAATGAAATTATAGTCCTACAAACCAAGATAATAAAAGAACTGAGTGAATCCAATGTATGTAGAAAGAGCTAATGATTTAAACAGTAAACTTAATTTTCTAATATACACTGTACCTATTAATGAGGCTGGTTTTCCCAACAAATAGGTCTCCAACCACAACAACTTTGGATATTTTCAGCCTGTAACAAATATTTCATTATTATTCATACAGTTTCAATACTCTGACCATGTAAATGAAGATTTAGGCTTTTAGTCTACAAGTGATAGTGCATATGAGGCGTGTTGTGCTTTTGCAGTTTATAAGTAACTGCAAGAGCCTTCCCAAGAAATATACTTTGCAAGATCAGTGTCTTAACTTGCAATTATagtacaaaaggaaaaaaggaggacatAAAAGGTCTAGTTATAGGGAACAGAAATAAATCGTTTGTTCTGTAAATTATAAAATTCTTGGGGACTCTCCAACTAAGGAAGCTTTTCCTCTATATTTGACTGCGTGAACAGGTAGAAGCAtttgaatacaggtttccctcactttatgcgggttctgtatatgcaaattcactcttatgcgctgaccctttttataccaaagatttgcataagagtgaatttacctcgcatataacaatcggtgtggtggaagcctgcagtcagctgctttgtgcagtgcattgtgggagtgatgtgcaccaaaatatagtctcctgtggatctctgctccttgcttgttgtctgcaacacatttctgtagttgccatccccgttATGGTAACATtcatcaccaccctgtgcttgtgtgtactgcctgctgttggcgagtaccaaaattgtctcgtaaaagtggtagaaatgagtctgggggtcagtataGTTGAGGTTTTGGatcatatccctatttgttacactgtaaagtgggttccctttatgagaattcaagttatgcaccgttttccaggaacgcatgtagagcataaagtgagggaaacctgtataaggGCATAGAAAAAGTCACACACTTATGAGCACATGGATGCAAGCAGACTTAATCCTGCTGCCACTAAAATTAACAGCAAGACTCTAATTGATGTTAACAGCGTAGAATCAGGCCTAATGTGCATGGACGAGCAAGCAGATGATAATGAACTAATCTACTGTGAGATTTAATCTCTGGAAAAAGCATAGTGTTTGGTGCCAATACATTTCCTGTCTATCTGGAATAGTATTAATCTGAGGAAAGCTTCATGTGAATAATCCTCTTTGCTCAAGATTCACCTACAGAACACAGCAGATGGGCTTTAGGTAACTCAGTCTGTACTCTTAAAATTGCAATTTAGCATATCTTTAAGGAGTTGCAGGTGGCCAAGTGAATGTAGCTGTGTAGCTGAACTAACCTCTGAATGATAGTTTAATGTCTTCCCTGTAGAGGTTCCAGAAATACCTTAATAAATTTAAGATATATAGTAAGGAATGATTTTTAaaacgagaaaaaaaaaaacctttcattAAACAAATCAATTGGTTATATCTTGGTTCCATTGGATTCTGATTGTAGATTATTAGTTCCCATAAATATGATAATAAATAAATCACATGTATGAAAACCAACCTGAATCAAAAGAAGAAAATTACTATTTGGGTCTGTAAATTTTATTAGCTCATAGTAGAACAAAACATTCTGGGCTGCAGAAATGTAACATATTGATGAAATATTAACAGCTAGTCTAGTCTCAGCAATGAAATTGTAAGACTGCATTTGTGAAATACAACATTATAATTTCACTGATAGAACAAGTAAAAGCTCCATGAGagatgacattaaaaaaacccccaaaaacccaaaacaggTAAATGAGTATTGTGAAAAGCACAAGAAAGTAGATGTGCATTTTTAGTACAATGTATTATTGTACTCTAAATTTATGCTCCAGCTTTAGGGAGATGGTATAAAAACATCTGTTCTTTGGCTAATATAtgctctttttttaaagttagagCCAGATTCTTAGTTTACTCAATTGACTTTAAAAGATTACTCTAGATTTACTTAAAGGAAATTGAAATTTAGCCCAAAGGCTTCTATTAATTTATGGGCTCCTATATTCAATCAGCACTGACATCAACTGGGAGGAGCACAGCAAGGCAGCCTCTGTGTTGTTCCCTGCAATGAGCATTAAGGTTAGTTGTCTTGCTGATCTGGACATGATCAACAGAATTCAATACCTGTTTTGAAAGCATGATTAATCATTTGTATTAACAGAGGACAACTATGGTTTGTTCAACAATCACTGGGTTTGGCTGACTCTATCTACCTCAGCAGAAAAAACAACTTCAGCACATTTGTGGAAACCAGAGGGCACTTGGATACATGACAACTGTTAAATATGGCTGAGAATTCCAGTGCAGACATAACTGGCCCAAAGCGTGCTTGGGTGCAAAGAGTGTGAAATAAAGATAAGTCAGTGAGAAAAGTGAGGTATAATTAAGAATGTAAAGTATTTTTCAAAAAGTAGTCCAGTTTGTTACACAGACTCACCCAACTGTCCCGGTGTTCCGCTGGTGACAAGCACTTCTGACCTGTGCTTGAAAATGATCTTTGAACTGGAGGCAGGCCTCAGGTGTATACCACTGCAGACAGCAGAGAAGTTGTTTAAATATACTGTATGGTGATAGCTACCTTGCAAGGAACCCACCCAACAAGACTCAAATAATAAGGTGATGAATTTGAAGCTGTCATCAGGCACAGGCAGAAGAGAAAGTGATACTCTGGATTAACAGGCAGTGAGCCAGTCCAATATGTGTGACCAGTAGCTTCTTCTTCAGAGAGTATATATTTCTTTCTCCAACCCTTCTTTGGTCACTTTTTCATGTATTAGTCTTCTTAATAATGTAAACCCCAGACAACCTCCACAGGTCTTAACTGTATCCATGTTTTGTTTAGCATTAATCATTCCTCTCAAGAACAATGAATCAGGATATTTGATTCCAGCCATCATGTTAAAAAAAGTCACAGCTGCAGACATGCTATCCAACATGCTACATTTATACTACACTATCTTCTACATCTCATTTTGGGCAAAGAACTCATATGTTCTTGATTTCTAGTAAAACAAGCTTTGATTTTTCCTCCACAGTTCTCCCTCTCATTCCCTCCTACTTCTTAAAATCAACAATGCCTTAGTTATTGCATAATATTTTGACTACTGTGTGAGTTAGGCAATTTTTATCTTTACATCTTAATACTTTACCAGTCTCTGGGCTGGTACTAACACCATCTCTTAATATGAAGGATTTATGCAAGtgtaaacatttaaataaatgggCTTTTGAAAAGTGCTACCCACTAcatgcataattaaaaaaaaaagacttaaattTTCTCAGATTAAAACAAGATCTTTAGGCAAAGATCAAACAGAAAATTTTACCCCAAAAGGAATGTATGCCTTCAAGGAACTTTTGAGcaacagaaaaaggaaacataATTGTCACATTACATGTCCTACTATATTCCTGCCTGTCAGAATCTGTCTATGTCTGCCTATTCTCTCTTCCCTTATACTGAGATTGTAAACTCTGGGGTAAGACTATCCTTTTTATCTGAACAGTTCCTAGCACATGGAATCCTGGTCCATGACTAGGGCTCCAAAGCACTATCATAATACAAACAAATGAATGacaataataaaaaatgcatCAAACATGATGTCCAAAAAGCCTATGGATCTATTTTCCCTTTTTGCCCCCTAAGTCCTAGACATGTTTTTAACTTTTCCTCAAACAATGTAATAACTCTCTAAGTGTGGCACTTACACCTCTGTTTGGCTAAAATAATCAAGTGGGGATTGGAAACAAGGCTTGTGTGTCAAGGGACCCTTTCTGTGCAGGTTGAAAGAAGGGATCAGGGTTAGGGACTtgaggtcatagaatcatagaaaatgacaGTTGGAAGGGCAGGACCCCCTACTCAGGGCAGGACCATCCTCCACTATATTATCCCAACCTGCCTCAGAAGGAAAGGGGAAATTATGTTTGCCCCTCTGAAATGCTGAAAAATTATTAAAGAGTTTTATATTTTAATGGTAAAAACAACTGTATGCAAGCAAGGAAACTACTGCATAGGGAATGAGCATTAACCACAATATGCAGTTACCGAGATGTGTGGGAGGAGCTGCTTACCTTAGGGAAGTGGGAAATTACTCTGTCCCTGCTTACTGGGGGAACCAAGTGCATTAGGCTGGACTTCATCGTCTAAATTCAATTCTGCCCCTGTCAGGCATGAAATTTGTAAAGGAAGAAAATGATTAGGAAGCATCGCAGCATACTCCAGATAGGAACGAAAAAGGAAACTGACACTCCTTATGGATCTAGCTCCTTTGTTTGGCTGGTACTAAAGCAAGCTGTTGGCAGTGGATTGCTGGCAGATCTCTTATTTCACTTCGTAATAAATGTCTTACGTCTAAAAGGAAGCAATTCAACatgttgctgcagcagcagtgaacagCTTTCTGTGACTATACTACAGCCAAGTCTcactttggggtggggaggggagccccTAACCCAGAGATTCATTTTATGGACAGTATTTATAGCTTCTCCCTCTTGTAAATGATTTTTGGAACTTGCTTTTCACGGAGACATTTACAAATCCTGCTCATCACCAACTTAAATGTCCCTATGTGCAAAGCGTGGTGCATTATAAATCTTACAAAGATGTTGCATTTCATCCAGTTGtttggagcagggaggaggaaggctGAAGGTGCTACATTTGCCAACTTTAAATACAGTTCTTATCCAAAAGTAGGTCAGGCCAAGCGAAGTCAGTAGATTACATGATTGTGAAGTGGGATGATCATATGAATTACATATATGTTACAAAACCCGTTTGGTGAGTTGAAGGAGACTCCCTAGCTACCTAGAGACTGGCTTCTAATGTACCCTTTGGGGACATAATGAAACCTAGGGAGCTGTAAGGAAAGGCCTTTAGTATTGTAACCATTTGCTACTGGCATTTAAATTAAGAATATTTCTAATGAGAGCACTGATCAAGTAGCAAAGCGTAAGGAAGGACTCACCGTGCAGCACTGATGCGGCAGGTTCCCAGCTACACACGCAGCT
Above is a genomic segment from Alligator mississippiensis isolate rAllMis1 chromosome 10, rAllMis1, whole genome shotgun sequence containing:
- the RAB36 gene encoding ras-related protein Rab-36 isoform X2, translated to MKSSLMHLVPPVSRDRVISHFPKWYTPEACLQFKDHFQAQVRSACHQRNTGTVGFCKDIFDRDYKATIGVDFEIERFEIAGVPYNLQIWDTAGQEKFKCIASAYYRGAEVIVTVFDLADIQTLDHTKQWLEDALRENEPGSSFIFLVGTKKDLVSGAACERTERDAIRFASEMQAEYWSVSAKTGENVKEFFSRVAALAFERSMLKELEKSNGRMAQIGAGNLIKLEGNSLDAPESNSQASLSCC
- the RAB36 gene encoding ras-related protein Rab-36 isoform X1 — encoded protein: MKSSLMHLVPPVSRDRVISHFPKWYTPEACLQFKDHFQAQVRSACHQRNTGTVGLKISKVVVVGDLFVGKTSLINRFCKDIFDRDYKATIGVDFEIERFEIAGVPYNLQIWDTAGQEKFKCIASAYYRGAEVIVTVFDLADIQTLDHTKQWLEDALRENEPGSSFIFLVGTKKDLVSGAACERTERDAIRFASEMQAEYWSVSAKTGENVKEFFSRVAALAFERSMLKELEKSNGRMAQIGAGNLIKLEGNSLDAPESNSQASLSCC